A single window of Lysobacter oculi DNA harbors:
- a CDS encoding Do family serine endopeptidase, whose product MKKFLSPFLLVPLTAVATAGVLALPAADAQQTVAPAAPAPQLVTGLPDFTRLVDQVGPGVVSVEARIAPRQSRGGGMGDDDLAEMLRRFGMPMPPGMQGPRGAMPQSPRGISLGTGFLISADGYVLTNHHVVDNADEVTVKLDDRRELKAKVVGSDAQSDVALLKVEASGLPALRLGDSAGVRPGQWVVAIGSPYGLDHSVTAGIVSAIGRNTGGGQQYVPFIQTDVAINRGNSGGPLLNTRGEVVGINSQIFSVSGGYQGISFAIPIDTAMNAVKQLKATGQVRRGLLGVNMQQIDSGLAAGMKLPDSRGALVSNVQAGSGADKAGIQPGDVIRSFNGTAVNDPGDLAPMVGALPPGTKVKLGVWRDGRERAIEVVLGEAEAEKTVGFGERTMPGARDDAASQPTRGLLGLRIAELDADDRRQLGLKAGEGVGVIGVESMAAREAGLVPGDVILAVGRTAVGSAAALQSALAGAKPGDTVMLRLAGRGGARFVSLKTGK is encoded by the coding sequence ATGAAGAAATTCCTGTCGCCTTTTCTCCTCGTTCCGCTGACCGCCGTGGCCACCGCCGGCGTGCTGGCGTTGCCCGCCGCCGATGCCCAGCAGACGGTGGCGCCCGCCGCACCCGCGCCGCAGCTGGTGACCGGGTTGCCGGATTTCACCCGGCTGGTCGATCAGGTCGGGCCCGGCGTGGTGAGCGTGGAAGCGCGCATCGCGCCGCGCCAGTCGCGTGGCGGCGGGATGGGCGATGACGACCTGGCCGAGATGCTGCGCCGCTTCGGGATGCCGATGCCGCCCGGCATGCAGGGCCCGCGGGGCGCGATGCCGCAGTCGCCGCGCGGCATTTCGCTGGGCACCGGCTTCCTGATTTCCGCCGATGGCTATGTGCTGACCAACCACCACGTCGTCGACAACGCCGACGAGGTCACGGTGAAGCTGGACGACCGCCGTGAATTGAAGGCCAAGGTGGTCGGCAGCGATGCGCAGTCGGATGTCGCGCTGCTCAAGGTCGAGGCGAGCGGGCTGCCGGCGCTGCGCCTCGGCGATTCCGCCGGCGTGCGCCCGGGCCAGTGGGTGGTGGCGATCGGCTCGCCGTACGGGCTGGATCATTCGGTTACGGCGGGCATCGTCAGCGCCATCGGCCGCAACACCGGCGGCGGCCAGCAGTACGTGCCCTTCATCCAGACCGACGTCGCCATCAACCGCGGCAATTCCGGCGGCCCGCTGCTCAACACGCGCGGCGAGGTGGTCGGCATCAACTCGCAGATTTTCAGCGTGTCCGGCGGCTACCAGGGCATCAGCTTCGCCATCCCGATCGACACGGCGATGAACGCGGTCAAGCAGCTCAAGGCGACCGGCCAGGTGCGGCGCGGCCTGCTCGGCGTGAACATGCAGCAGATCGACAGCGGCCTGGCCGCCGGCATGAAACTGCCCGACAGCCGTGGCGCGCTGGTCAGCAACGTGCAGGCCGGCAGCGGCGCGGACAAGGCCGGCATCCAGCCGGGCGACGTGATCCGCAGCTTCAACGGCACCGCGGTGAACGATCCCGGCGACCTGGCCCCGATGGTCGGCGCATTGCCGCCGGGCACGAAGGTGAAGCTGGGCGTCTGGCGCGATGGCCGCGAGCGCGCCATCGAGGTGGTGCTGGGCGAGGCGGAAGCGGAGAAGACCGTCGGCTTCGGCGAACGCACGATGCCCGGTGCCCGCGACGATGCCGCCAGCCAGCCGACGCGCGGCCTGCTGGGTCTGCGCATCGCCGAACTCGATGCCGACGACCGCCGCCAGCTGGGCCTGAAGGCCGGCGAGGGCGTGGGCGTGATCGGCGTGGAATCGATGGCCGCCCGCGAAGCCGGGCTGGTGCCGGGCGACGTGATCCTCGCGGTCGGGCGCACGGCGGTGGGCTCGGCGGCGGCGCTGCAATCGGCGCTGGCCGGGGCCAAGCCGGGCGATACGGTGATGCTGCGGCTGGCCGGTCGCGGCGGTGCGCGTTTCGTCAGCCTGAAGACCGGAAAGTGA